The following are encoded together in the Streptomyces sp. NBC_00358 genome:
- a CDS encoding MFS transporter produces MSARTPTPWPLVALFTAGYLAAYLLPTTVGRLDAGLPLSATQAGAVGSVLLLGSASAGFLLASRVDRFGPRGLARAGLLLAAAGFGTAALSADVPLVVTGAIVGGFGSGTATTVAATGIAGRRDPHRVTTLGLLGVSALAGVLYLTIPRLGPGHGVPLAAIGCTALLALLLTGRLPAGTPAARTRRSAAPLPHRRSGLLLAGAMLFWSLAQNSLWGVSGRIGLTQAGLTEVEVGAVFAVALGAGLLGTVGAGALGPRLGRALPIGLGTALIAGCIALSAAATGLTSFAAGEIAWNALYPVVLSYVIGLAASMDPRGRWAVLVGSASSLGTACGPLTGSLLSARAGYPAMGVVLAAGLLLVGVPMTFVALRLRRATQIVEIPVVEISVAPVPVVDTAGPEAAFADVVEREMPLEGVPAQREAHGAAGPRYPAATASAPGSVTV; encoded by the coding sequence GTGTCCGCCCGCACCCCCACGCCCTGGCCCCTCGTCGCCCTTTTCACGGCCGGGTACCTCGCCGCGTATCTGCTCCCCACCACCGTCGGCCGCCTGGACGCGGGGCTCCCGCTGTCGGCCACCCAGGCCGGAGCCGTCGGCAGCGTCCTGCTGCTGGGTTCGGCCTCGGCCGGCTTCCTGCTCGCCTCGCGCGTCGACCGTTTCGGCCCGCGCGGGCTGGCCCGCGCCGGTCTGCTCCTGGCGGCCGCCGGATTCGGCACGGCCGCGCTCTCGGCGGACGTCCCGCTCGTGGTCACCGGCGCGATCGTCGGCGGCTTCGGTTCCGGTACGGCCACCACGGTCGCCGCGACCGGAATCGCCGGCCGGCGCGATCCGCACCGGGTCACCACCCTGGGGCTGCTCGGCGTCTCCGCCCTCGCGGGCGTGCTGTATCTGACGATCCCCCGTCTGGGCCCCGGGCACGGTGTCCCGCTCGCCGCGATCGGCTGCACAGCCCTGCTCGCGCTGCTCCTGACGGGACGGCTTCCCGCGGGCACGCCGGCCGCCCGGACCCGGCGCTCCGCCGCCCCGCTCCCGCACCGCCGCTCCGGACTGCTCCTCGCCGGCGCGATGCTCTTCTGGTCGCTCGCGCAGAACTCGCTGTGGGGGGTGAGCGGCCGGATCGGTCTGACGCAGGCGGGCCTCACCGAGGTCGAGGTCGGCGCGGTCTTCGCGGTGGCGCTCGGCGCCGGACTGCTGGGGACCGTCGGCGCGGGCGCCCTCGGCCCCCGGCTCGGCCGGGCGCTGCCGATCGGCCTGGGCACGGCGCTGATCGCCGGCTGTATCGCGCTGAGCGCGGCGGCCACCGGTCTGACGTCCTTCGCCGCCGGGGAGATCGCCTGGAACGCGCTGTACCCGGTCGTGCTCTCGTACGTGATCGGCCTCGCAGCGTCCATGGACCCGCGCGGCCGGTGGGCGGTCCTCGTCGGTTCCGCGTCCTCGCTGGGCACGGCGTGCGGCCCGCTCACCGGCAGCCTGCTGTCCGCGCGGGCGGGCTACCCGGCGATGGGAGTGGTCCTGGCGGCCGGCTTGCTGCTGGTCGGCGTCCCGATGACCTTCGTGGCCCTGCGCCTCCGCCGCGCCACCCAGATCGTCGAGATCCCGGTCGTGGAGATCTCCGTGGCGCCGGTCCCGGTCGTGGACACCGCCGGCCCGGAGGCCGCCTTCGCGGACGTCGTGGAGAGGGAGATGCCGCTGGAGGGCGTACCCGCCCAGCGGGAGGCGCACGGCGCGGCGGGGCCCCGGTACCCGGCGGCCACCGCGTCCGCGCCGGGGTCCGTGACCGTCTGA
- a CDS encoding carbohydrate kinase family protein, producing the protein MIASNGEGPFRQAHVDPLAGLRAAGDPPWDVYLTGTVFLDIIFTGLDSAPVRGTESWARGMGSSPGGVANMATALARLGLKTSLAAAFGDDHYGEYCWDALEQGEGIDLTPSRTVPDWHSPVTVSMAYEGERTMVSHGHEPPYEEPAPDRPPRARAAVASLTPGIRAPWIAQAASRGTRIFADVGWDDTGRWDLAGLADLAHCEAFLPNAEEAMRYTRADCPRAAAHALAEHVPLAVVTLGAEGAYAVDGRSGESAEVPAIAVEALDPTGAGDVFVAGFVMGTLADWPLADRLAFAGLTAALSVQEFGGSLSAPGWSEIAAWWRRVQSVDDQDPAALSRYAFLEGLLPEVTRPWPLRRAVPTIGFGRSA; encoded by the coding sequence GTGATCGCGTCCAACGGCGAGGGACCGTTCCGCCAGGCCCATGTCGACCCGCTCGCCGGGCTGCGCGCGGCCGGAGACCCGCCCTGGGACGTCTACCTCACGGGAACCGTCTTCCTGGACATCATCTTCACCGGGCTGGACTCCGCCCCCGTGCGCGGCACCGAGTCCTGGGCGCGCGGCATGGGTTCGAGCCCCGGCGGAGTCGCGAACATGGCGACCGCCCTCGCCCGGCTGGGCCTGAAGACGTCCCTCGCCGCCGCCTTCGGGGACGACCACTACGGCGAGTACTGCTGGGACGCCCTGGAGCAGGGCGAGGGCATCGACCTGACGCCGTCGAGGACCGTGCCCGACTGGCACTCGCCGGTCACCGTGTCGATGGCGTACGAGGGCGAGCGGACCATGGTCAGCCACGGGCACGAGCCGCCCTACGAGGAACCGGCCCCGGACCGCCCGCCACGCGCGCGTGCCGCCGTCGCCTCGCTGACCCCGGGAATCCGCGCGCCCTGGATCGCGCAGGCCGCGAGCCGGGGCACCCGGATCTTCGCGGACGTCGGCTGGGACGACACCGGCCGCTGGGACCTCGCGGGCCTCGCCGATCTGGCGCACTGCGAGGCGTTCCTGCCGAACGCCGAGGAGGCCATGCGGTACACCCGCGCCGACTGCCCCCGCGCGGCGGCGCACGCCCTGGCCGAACACGTACCGCTGGCCGTCGTCACCCTCGGCGCCGAGGGCGCCTACGCCGTGGACGGCCGCTCGGGGGAGAGCGCCGAGGTTCCGGCGATCGCCGTCGAGGCGCTGGACCCCACCGGTGCCGGTGACGTCTTCGTCGCCGGGTTCGTCATGGGGACCCTGGCCGACTGGCCGCTCGCCGACCGGCTCGCCTTCGCCGGGCTGACCGCCGCGCTCTCCGTCCAGGAGTTCGGCGGTTCGCTGTCGGCGCCCGGCTGGTCGGAGATCGCCGCCTGGTGGCGCCGGGTCCAGTCGGTCGACGACCAGGACCCGGCGGCCCTCAGCCGGTACGCCTTCCTGGAGGGACTGCTCCCGGAGGTCACCCGCCCCTGGCCGCTGCGCCGGGCGGTGCCGACGATCGGGTTCGGCCGCTCGGCGTGA
- a CDS encoding PhoH family protein: protein MTQTPTAHGPAQGQARAHFAVPAKHPMVTVLGSGDALLRVIEKAFPAADIHVRGNEISAVGDAGEVALVQRLFDEMMLVLRTGQPMTEDAVERSIAMLRASENGEGDGQETPAEVLTQNILSSRGRTIRPKTLNQKRYVDAIDKHTIVFGIGPAGTGKTYLAMAKAVQALQAKQVNRIILTRPAVEAGERLGFLPGTLYEKIDPYLRPLYDALHDMLDPDSIPKLMASGTIEVAPLAYMRGRTLNDAFIILDEAQNTSAEQMKMFLTRLGFDSKIVVTGDVTQVDLPSGTKSGLRQVQDILEGLDDVHFSRLTSQDVVRHKLVGRIVDAYEKYDSENGTENGSHKSRGHKGK from the coding sequence ATGACTCAGACTCCCACAGCTCACGGCCCCGCACAGGGGCAGGCGCGCGCGCACTTCGCCGTCCCGGCCAAGCACCCCATGGTGACTGTTCTGGGTTCCGGGGACGCCCTGCTGCGCGTGATCGAGAAGGCCTTCCCGGCGGCCGACATCCACGTCCGGGGAAACGAGATCAGTGCGGTCGGCGACGCCGGTGAAGTCGCTCTCGTCCAGCGCCTGTTCGACGAGATGATGCTGGTGCTCCGCACGGGGCAGCCCATGACGGAGGACGCAGTGGAACGCTCGATCGCCATGCTCAGGGCGAGCGAGAACGGGGAGGGCGACGGCCAGGAGACTCCGGCCGAAGTGCTCACGCAGAACATCCTGTCCTCGCGAGGCCGCACCATCCGCCCCAAGACGCTCAACCAGAAGCGCTACGTCGACGCCATCGACAAGCACACCATCGTGTTCGGCATCGGCCCCGCCGGTACCGGCAAGACGTACCTGGCCATGGCGAAGGCCGTCCAGGCGCTCCAGGCCAAGCAGGTCAACCGGATCATCCTGACCCGCCCTGCGGTCGAGGCCGGCGAGCGGCTCGGCTTCCTGCCCGGCACCCTCTACGAGAAGATCGACCCGTACCTGCGCCCGCTGTACGACGCCCTGCACGACATGCTCGACCCGGACTCGATCCCGAAGCTGATGGCCTCGGGCACGATCGAGGTGGCGCCGCTGGCGTACATGCGCGGCAGGACCCTCAACGACGCCTTCATCATCCTGGACGAGGCCCAGAACACGAGCGCCGAGCAGATGAAGATGTTCCTCACCCGGCTCGGCTTCGACTCGAAGATCGTGGTCACCGGTGACGTGACGCAGGTCGACCTGCCGAGCGGCACGAAGTCGGGGCTGCGGCAGGTGCAGGACATCCTGGAGGGTCTCGACGACGTCCACTTCTCGCGGCTCACGTCCCAGGATGTCGTCCGGCACAAGCTGGTCGGCCGTATCGTCGACGCGTACGAGAAGTACGACAGCGAGAACGGCACCGAGAACGGCTCCCACAAGAGCCGGGGCCACAAAGGGAAGTAG
- the ybeY gene encoding rRNA maturation RNase YbeY, with product MSIDVNNESGTEVDEQAILDIARYALARMRIHPLSELSVIVVDTDAMEQLHIQWMDLPGPTDVMSFPMDELRPPSKDDDEPPQGLLGDIVLCPEVAEQQGKDAPTQHSMDEELQLLTVHGVLHLLGYDHEEADEKAEMFGLQAAIVDGWRTEKGITGPSPAPTVS from the coding sequence ATGTCGATCGACGTCAACAACGAATCCGGAACCGAGGTCGACGAGCAGGCGATCCTCGACATCGCCCGCTACGCGCTCGCACGGATGCGCATCCACCCGCTCTCCGAGCTCTCGGTGATCGTCGTGGACACCGACGCCATGGAGCAGTTGCACATCCAGTGGATGGACCTGCCGGGACCGACGGACGTCATGTCCTTCCCGATGGACGAGCTGCGCCCGCCGTCGAAGGACGACGACGAGCCGCCGCAGGGACTGCTCGGCGACATCGTGCTCTGCCCCGAGGTCGCCGAGCAGCAGGGCAAGGACGCGCCCACGCAGCACTCCATGGACGAGGAGCTCCAACTGCTCACCGTCCACGGTGTGCTGCACCTGCTCGGCTACGACCATGAGGAAGCCGACGAGAAGGCCGAGATGTTCGGCCTGCAGGCCGCCATCGTGGACGGCTGGCGCACGGAGAAGGGCATCACGGGTCCGTCTCCGGCCCCGACCGTGTCATGA
- a CDS encoding hemolysin family protein, translated as MSPQLVIGAIALVVVAWLAACAEAGIARVSSFRADEAVRSGRRGSAKLAQVAADPTRYLNVALLVRVACEMAAAALVVFACLKEFDRTWQALAVAIAVMVLVSYVAVGVSPRTIGRQHPLNTATAAAYVLLPLARIMGPIPPLLILIGNALTPGKGFRRGPFASEAELRALVDLAEKESLIEDDERRMVHSVFELGDTLVREVMVPRTDLVVIERYKTIRQALTLALRSGFSRIPVTGENEDDIVGIVYLKDLARKTHINRDAESELVSTAMRPAAFVPDTKNAGDLLREMQQERNHVAVVIDEYGGTAGIVTIEDILEEIVGEITDEYDRELPPVEDLGGDSFRVTARLDIGDLGELYGFEAYDDEDVETVGGLLAKALGRVPIAGASSTVELPDGRELRLTAEAAAGRRNKIVTVLVEPVEPAGEAGAAEEEKPE; from the coding sequence ATGAGTCCGCAGCTGGTCATCGGTGCCATCGCCCTCGTCGTCGTCGCCTGGCTCGCCGCCTGCGCGGAAGCGGGCATCGCCCGCGTCTCCAGCTTCCGCGCCGACGAAGCGGTCCGCAGCGGCCGGCGCGGCAGCGCCAAGCTCGCCCAGGTCGCCGCGGACCCGACGCGTTATCTGAACGTGGCGCTGCTGGTCCGCGTCGCCTGTGAGATGGCTGCCGCCGCGCTCGTCGTGTTCGCCTGCCTGAAGGAGTTCGACCGGACCTGGCAGGCCCTCGCCGTCGCCATCGCCGTGATGGTCCTCGTGTCGTACGTCGCGGTCGGTGTCTCACCGCGCACCATCGGCCGCCAGCACCCCCTGAACACCGCGACGGCGGCGGCGTACGTCCTGCTGCCGCTGGCCCGGATCATGGGGCCGATCCCGCCGCTGCTGATCCTGATCGGCAACGCGCTGACACCCGGCAAGGGCTTCCGGCGCGGCCCGTTCGCCTCCGAGGCGGAGCTGCGGGCGCTGGTCGACCTCGCCGAGAAGGAGTCCCTCATCGAGGACGACGAGCGCCGCATGGTGCACTCCGTCTTCGAACTCGGCGACACCCTCGTGCGCGAGGTCATGGTGCCCCGCACGGACCTCGTCGTCATCGAGCGGTACAAGACCATCCGGCAGGCCCTCACCCTCGCCCTGCGCTCGGGCTTCTCGCGCATACCCGTCACCGGGGAGAACGAGGACGACATCGTCGGGATCGTCTATCTGAAGGACCTGGCCCGCAAGACGCACATCAACCGGGACGCCGAGTCGGAGCTGGTGTCCACGGCCATGCGGCCCGCCGCCTTCGTGCCCGACACCAAGAACGCGGGCGATCTGCTCCGCGAGATGCAGCAGGAGCGCAATCACGTCGCCGTCGTCATCGACGAGTACGGCGGTACGGCCGGCATCGTCACCATCGAGGACATCCTGGAGGAGATCGTCGGCGAGATCACCGACGAGTACGACCGCGAACTGCCGCCCGTCGAGGACCTCGGCGGCGACAGCTTCCGGGTGACCGCCCGCCTCGACATCGGCGACCTCGGCGAGCTGTACGGCTTCGAGGCCTACGACGACGAGGACGTGGAGACCGTCGGCGGACTCCTCGCCAAGGCACTGGGACGGGTCCCCATCGCCGGTGCCTCCTCGACGGTCGAACTGCCCGACGGGCGCGAGCTGCGGCTGACCGCGGAGGCCGCGGCCGGCCGCCGGAACAAGATCGTCACGGTGCTCGTCGAGCCGGTCGAGCCGGCAGGAGAGGCCGGGGCGGCCGAGGAGGAGAAGCCGGAGTGA
- a CDS encoding MmcQ/YjbR family DNA-binding protein gives MTPQRLREFCLSLNATVEDFPFNPETSVFKVLGKVFALTNLDGRPLKVNLKCDPQDAIRLREQHPGLIIPGYHMNKRHWNTVTVDGELPDRLVRELIEDSYDLVVAGLPRAERLRLDRP, from the coding sequence GTGACCCCGCAGCGACTGCGCGAGTTCTGCCTGTCCCTCAACGCGACCGTCGAGGACTTCCCGTTCAACCCCGAGACCTCGGTCTTCAAGGTGCTGGGCAAGGTCTTCGCGCTGACGAACCTGGACGGGCGCCCGCTCAAGGTCAACCTCAAGTGCGACCCGCAGGACGCGATCCGGCTGCGCGAACAGCACCCCGGGCTGATCATCCCCGGCTATCACATGAACAAGCGGCACTGGAACACGGTGACCGTCGACGGCGAGCTCCCGGACCGCCTGGTCCGGGAGCTCATCGAGGATTCGTACGATCTCGTCGTGGCCGGTCTGCCGCGGGCCGAGCGGCTGCGCCTCGACCGTCCCTGA
- a CDS encoding MFS transporter: MTTETTTESTDRTPYGGTPGTGQGTTNGPRADTSSAPPAPPAPGEDSRPPRAARLSRRDGLVLFVLCAAQFMVALDFSVLNVALPVLGTDLGMSRSALQWAITAFALPSGGFLLLFGRIGDLFGRRRLFLAGLALFGTASLLAALAWDPASFLTGRALQGLGAAAIVPTGMSLLTTTFPEGPARDRALGISGTLLSLGFTVGMVAGGVLTDVLGWRSTMGLLSLFALIVLPLAPGLLPASGAEGTAGDGDRPRLDVPGAVTVTGGLLALIYALSTAAERGFGGTDVIATLVAGVLLLGAFVRIESRADAPLVSLAMLRRRTVAWGNLGGLVTFSMMSTVVFVLTLYLQETLGLSAFETGLVFGAQGVLSAAAGVYAPKVIGRFGARRTLVGSLAGQGLFVAGMLLLNAHTWSVWIAAAGVSLASMCHLGAIISYGLTVTSGVPDEEQGLATGLVTSTQQVGITIGIPLLGVLATTSDDLLSGVHTVLALDAAIVLVAAALVAAGLGRRGAASTR; the protein is encoded by the coding sequence ATGACCACCGAGACGACGACCGAGTCCACCGACCGCACCCCCTACGGCGGCACGCCGGGCACCGGTCAGGGCACCACGAACGGCCCCCGGGCCGACACCTCCTCCGCTCCACCCGCTCCACCCGCTCCGGGCGAGGACAGCCGGCCACCCCGGGCCGCCCGGCTGTCGCGGCGCGACGGGCTCGTGCTCTTCGTGCTGTGCGCGGCCCAGTTCATGGTCGCGCTGGACTTCTCCGTCCTGAACGTGGCGCTGCCCGTGCTCGGCACCGACCTCGGCATGAGCCGGTCCGCGCTCCAGTGGGCGATCACCGCCTTCGCGCTGCCGTCCGGCGGCTTCCTGCTCCTCTTCGGCCGGATCGGCGACCTCTTCGGCCGCCGCAGGCTCTTCCTCGCCGGGCTGGCCCTGTTCGGGACGGCCTCGCTGCTCGCGGCCCTCGCCTGGGACCCGGCGTCGTTCCTGACCGGACGGGCCCTGCAGGGCCTCGGCGCGGCGGCGATCGTGCCGACCGGCATGTCGCTGCTGACCACGACCTTCCCGGAAGGTCCCGCGCGGGACCGCGCCCTGGGCATCTCCGGCACGCTCCTGTCGCTCGGCTTCACAGTCGGCATGGTGGCGGGCGGTGTCCTGACCGACGTACTGGGATGGCGTTCGACGATGGGCCTGCTGTCGCTGTTCGCGCTGATCGTGCTTCCGCTGGCCCCCGGTCTGCTGCCCGCGTCCGGCGCCGAGGGCACGGCGGGTGACGGTGACCGCCCCCGCCTGGACGTCCCGGGGGCGGTCACCGTCACCGGCGGCCTGCTGGCCCTGATCTACGCCCTGTCGACGGCGGCGGAGCGCGGTTTCGGCGGTACGGACGTCATCGCGACGCTCGTCGCGGGCGTGCTGCTGCTCGGCGCCTTCGTCCGGATCGAGTCCCGTGCGGACGCCCCGCTCGTCAGCCTGGCGATGCTGCGCCGCCGCACGGTGGCGTGGGGCAACCTGGGTGGCCTGGTCACCTTCTCGATGATGTCGACGGTCGTGTTCGTGCTGACGCTGTACCTGCAGGAGACGCTCGGCCTCTCCGCCTTCGAGACCGGCCTGGTCTTCGGCGCGCAGGGGGTGCTGTCGGCAGCCGCCGGGGTGTACGCCCCGAAGGTCATCGGCCGCTTCGGCGCCCGCCGTACGCTGGTCGGCTCGCTGGCCGGGCAGGGTCTGTTCGTCGCCGGGATGCTGCTGCTGAACGCGCACACCTGGTCCGTCTGGATCGCCGCCGCCGGGGTGTCGCTGGCCAGCATGTGCCATCTGGGCGCGATCATCTCGTACGGCCTGACCGTCACCTCGGGTGTCCCCGACGAGGAGCAGGGCCTGGCCACCGGCCTGGTGACCTCCACCCAGCAGGTGGGCATCACCATCGGCATCCCGCTGCTCGGTGTCCTCGCGACCACGTCGGACGACCTGCTGAGCGGCGTCCACACGGTCCTCGCCCTGGACGCGGCGATCGTGCTGGTGGCCGCGGCCCTGGTGGCGGCCGGACTCGGGCGGCGCGGCGCGGCGAGCACCCGCTGA
- a CDS encoding helix-turn-helix transcriptional regulator, whose protein sequence is MSRRARVSPAEAGLPDGGARRRTPGLRREEVAVLAGVGASWYQWLEQGRDISVSPQVLDSVARVLRLSNTERRHLYTLAGLNPPAPEVAPGDRDMCEGLRRLIDTWMPYPAHIMDPYYNCVLYNDAAAVVLGMRPEITQNCIVDFFTDPLYRGRSRTWEHNARTVVAQFRASCAAAPDDEGFRELLAELTGASAEFAELWERRDIEDAGQIRKELDHPLVGLLAVESTAMKVPVRPDLTIVLHTPLPEANTAAKLEWLASPEGRRGSMYPVAG, encoded by the coding sequence ATGAGCCGCCGGGCGCGGGTGTCACCGGCCGAGGCCGGGCTCCCGGACGGCGGAGCCCGCCGCCGTACGCCGGGGCTGCGCCGCGAGGAGGTCGCCGTCCTCGCGGGCGTGGGCGCCTCCTGGTACCAGTGGCTGGAGCAGGGGCGGGACATCTCCGTGTCGCCGCAGGTCCTGGACTCGGTCGCCCGCGTGCTGAGGCTCAGCAACACCGAGCGGCGGCATCTGTACACGCTGGCCGGACTGAACCCGCCCGCGCCCGAAGTCGCCCCCGGGGACCGGGACATGTGCGAGGGGCTGCGTCGGCTGATCGACACGTGGATGCCGTATCCGGCGCACATCATGGACCCGTACTACAACTGCGTCCTGTACAACGACGCCGCCGCGGTGGTCCTCGGCATGCGTCCCGAGATCACCCAGAACTGCATCGTCGACTTCTTCACCGACCCGCTCTACCGGGGCCGTTCCCGGACCTGGGAGCACAACGCGCGTACCGTCGTGGCCCAGTTCCGCGCCTCGTGCGCCGCCGCGCCGGACGACGAGGGGTTCCGCGAGCTGCTGGCCGAACTGACCGGGGCCAGCGCCGAGTTCGCCGAGCTGTGGGAGCGTCGGGACATCGAGGACGCCGGGCAGATCCGCAAGGAACTCGACCATCCGCTGGTCGGACTGCTCGCCGTCGAGTCCACCGCGATGAAGGTGCCGGTCCGGCCCGATCTCACGATCGTGCTGCACACACCGCTGCCGGAGGCGAACACGGCCGCGAAGCTGGAGTGGCTCGCCTCGCCGGAGGGCCGGCGCGGGTCGATGTACCCGGTGGCCGGCTGA
- a CDS encoding cytidine deaminase yields MTDSSALDPEDRKIVTLARSTRARNGVPEGAAVRDETGRTYVAGTVELESLRLSALQTAVAMAVASGARSLESAAVVSEAEAVTDADRAAVRDLGGPGTPVLLAGLDGVVRVTVTAG; encoded by the coding sequence ATGACCGACAGCAGCGCGCTCGACCCCGAGGACCGCAAGATCGTCACCCTGGCCCGTTCCACCCGGGCCCGCAACGGAGTGCCCGAGGGCGCGGCCGTACGCGACGAGACGGGGCGTACCTACGTCGCCGGGACCGTGGAGCTGGAGTCGCTGCGGCTGAGCGCCCTGCAGACGGCCGTGGCGATGGCCGTGGCGTCCGGGGCCAGGTCCCTGGAGTCGGCGGCCGTGGTGTCCGAGGCGGAGGCCGTCACGGACGCCGACCGCGCGGCCGTACGGGACCTCGGCGGCCCCGGGACGCCGGTGCTGCTGGCCGGGCTCGACGGGGTCGTACGCGTGACGGTGACGGCCGGCTGA
- the era gene encoding GTPase Era → MGAMSVRNQSSEPSEAVGNHRAGFACFVGRPNAGKSTLTNALVGQKVAITANQPQTTRHTVRGIVHRPDAQLILVDTPGLHKPRTLLGERLNDIVRTTWAEVDVIGFCLPANEKLGPGDRFIAKELASIKKTPKIAIVTKTDLVDSKTLAEQLIAIDQLGRELGFEWAEIVPVSAVGDSQVGLLADLIVPLLPEGPALYPEGDLTDEPEQVMIAELIREAALEGVRDELPHSIAVVVEEMLPREDRPADKPLLDIHAFVYIERPSQKGIIIGPKGKRLKDVGIKSRKQIEALLGTPVFLDLHVKVAKDWQRDPRQLRKLGF, encoded by the coding sequence ATGGGCGCCATGAGCGTTCGCAACCAGTCATCCGAGCCGTCCGAGGCAGTGGGGAACCACCGCGCCGGCTTCGCCTGTTTCGTGGGCCGCCCCAACGCGGGCAAGTCCACCCTCACGAACGCTCTGGTCGGCCAGAAGGTGGCGATCACCGCGAACCAGCCGCAGACCACGCGGCACACCGTTCGGGGCATCGTGCACCGGCCCGACGCGCAGCTGATCCTCGTCGACACCCCCGGCCTGCACAAACCGCGCACCCTGCTGGGCGAGCGGCTCAACGACATCGTGCGCACCACCTGGGCCGAGGTCGACGTGATCGGCTTCTGCCTGCCCGCGAACGAGAAGCTCGGCCCGGGTGACCGTTTCATCGCGAAGGAACTGGCGTCGATCAAGAAGACGCCGAAGATCGCGATCGTCACGAAGACCGACCTCGTCGACAGCAAGACGCTCGCCGAGCAGCTCATCGCGATCGACCAGCTCGGCCGGGAGCTCGGGTTCGAGTGGGCGGAGATCGTCCCGGTGTCGGCGGTGGGCGACTCGCAGGTGGGTCTGCTGGCCGATCTGATCGTCCCGCTGCTGCCGGAGGGGCCCGCCCTGTACCCCGAGGGCGACCTGACGGACGAGCCGGAGCAGGTCATGATCGCGGAGCTGATCCGTGAGGCCGCCCTGGAGGGTGTCCGCGACGAGCTTCCGCACTCCATCGCCGTCGTGGTCGAGGAGATGCTGCCCCGTGAGGACCGCCCGGCCGACAAGCCGCTGCTCGACATCCACGCCTTCGTCTACATCGAGCGTCCCAGCCAGAAGGGCATCATCATCGGCCCCAAGGGCAAGCGTCTGAAGGACGTCGGCATCAAGTCCCGCAAGCAGATCGAGGCGCTGCTCGGCACGCCGGTCTTCCTCGACCTCCATGTGAAGGTCGCCAAGGACTGGCAGCGCGACCCGCGGCAGCTGCGCAAGCTCGGCTTCTGA
- a CDS encoding ammonium transporter, which translates to MTLAAARIDTGDTAWLLAATALVLLMTPGLALFYGGMVRAKSVLNMLMMSFVSIALVTVVWLAAGYSLVFGPDTFGGLIGGLRHAGMAGLGPDSVRGGVPTLLFATFQLTFAIITAALVSGAVADRAKFGAWLVFVPVWALLVYVPVAHWVWGPGGWIRDGLGALDFAGGMPVEITSGASGLALCLVLGPRLGFKKDAMRPHNLPMVMLGAGLLWFGWFGFNAGSALGANGLAAAAFLNTLTAGCTGLLGWLLVEQRRDGHPTTLGAASGAVAGLVAVTPSCGSVSLLGALAVGLAAGVVCSYAVSWKFKLNYDDSLDVVGVHLVGGVIGTLLIGVFAVHGMTGGVEGLLYGGGLGQLGRQLVGVLAVGTYAFAATYGIGRLLDRLIGLRADEEHEQTGLDLTVHAESAYDHGVLGHGAPVSSSLTTAQKAKSQA; encoded by the coding sequence GTGACTCTGGCCGCTGCCCGGATCGACACCGGCGACACAGCCTGGCTGCTCGCCGCCACCGCGCTCGTCCTCCTGATGACGCCCGGCCTCGCCCTGTTCTACGGCGGCATGGTCCGGGCGAAGAGCGTGCTCAACATGCTGATGATGAGCTTCGTGTCGATCGCCCTGGTCACGGTGGTGTGGCTGGCCGCCGGGTACTCCCTGGTGTTCGGCCCCGACACGTTCGGCGGGCTCATCGGCGGGCTCCGGCACGCGGGGATGGCCGGGCTCGGGCCGGACAGCGTGCGGGGCGGTGTCCCCACCCTGCTCTTCGCCACCTTCCAGCTCACCTTCGCGATCATCACCGCCGCGCTGGTCAGCGGGGCGGTCGCCGACCGGGCGAAGTTCGGTGCCTGGCTCGTCTTCGTGCCCGTCTGGGCGCTGCTCGTATACGTTCCCGTCGCGCACTGGGTGTGGGGTCCGGGCGGCTGGATCCGCGACGGTCTCGGCGCGCTCGACTTCGCGGGCGGTATGCCGGTCGAGATCACCTCGGGTGCCTCCGGGCTCGCGCTGTGCCTGGTCCTCGGGCCGCGGCTCGGCTTCAAGAAGGACGCCATGCGCCCGCACAACCTCCCCATGGTCATGCTCGGCGCCGGTCTCCTCTGGTTCGGCTGGTTCGGCTTCAACGCCGGGTCCGCCCTCGGCGCCAACGGTCTGGCCGCCGCGGCCTTCCTCAACACCCTCACCGCCGGCTGCACGGGCCTGCTCGGCTGGCTCCTCGTCGAGCAGCGCCGCGACGGCCACCCCACCACGCTGGGCGCCGCCTCCGGCGCGGTCGCCGGTCTGGTGGCCGTCACCCCGTCCTGCGGGTCGGTGTCCCTGCTGGGCGCGCTCGCCGTCGGGCTGGCCGCCGGTGTCGTCTGCTCGTACGCCGTGAGCTGGAAGTTCAAGCTGAACTACGACGACTCGCTGGACGTCGTCGGCGTCCACCTGGTCGGCGGTGTCATCGGCACGCTGCTCATCGGGGTCTTCGCCGTCCACGGGATGACGGGCGGGGTCGAGGGCCTGCTGTACGGCGGCGGGCTCGGCCAGCTCGGCCGGCAACTGGTCGGGGTGCTGGCCGTCGGGACCTACGCGTTCGCCGCCACGTACGGCATCGGCAGGCTGCTCGACCGGCTGATCGGCCTGCGCGCGGACGAGGAGCACGAGCAGACCGGCCTGGACCTTACGGTGCACGCCGAGAGCGCCTACGATCACGGGGTCCTGGGCCACGGCGCCCCGGTGTCGTCGTCCCTCACCACCGCTCAGAAGGCCAAGTCCCAGGCATGA